The Akkermansia sp. N21116 genome includes a region encoding these proteins:
- the msrA gene encoding peptide-methionine (S)-S-oxide reductase MsrA, protein MEDQSTRIADFGTGCFWCSEAAFSQLPGVLSATPGYMGGSKENPTYEEVCTGETGHAEIVRIVYDPAVITYETLLEWFFKLHDPTQLNRQGEDVGTQYRSVIFYHDETQRSAAEKAVANEAARYDVPVVTRIGPAETFYPAEQYHMDYYRNNWQKNGYCRLVIRPKLEKLGLDHH, encoded by the coding sequence ATGGAAGATCAATCAACGCGGATTGCCGATTTCGGGACGGGCTGTTTTTGGTGTTCGGAAGCCGCCTTCTCGCAACTTCCCGGCGTTCTCTCCGCCACTCCGGGATACATGGGGGGGAGCAAAGAAAACCCGACCTATGAAGAAGTCTGCACGGGGGAAACAGGCCATGCGGAAATCGTCCGTATCGTGTACGACCCCGCCGTCATCACCTACGAAACCCTGTTGGAATGGTTCTTCAAACTTCACGATCCCACCCAGCTCAACCGTCAGGGGGAAGATGTCGGCACCCAGTACAGAAGCGTCATCTTCTACCATGACGAAACCCAGAGAAGCGCTGCGGAAAAAGCCGTTGCCAATGAAGCGGCACGCTATGACGTCCCCGTCGTCACCCGGATCGGCCCGGCGGAAACGTTCTATCCTGCGGAACAGTACCACATGGACTACTACCGCAACAACTGGCAGAAGAACGGCTACTGCCGTCTTGTCATCCGTCCTAAACTGGAAAAACTGGGACTGGATCATCATTGA
- a CDS encoding hemolysin family protein: MPAFVIAVIVFLIVVNALYVAAEFAVVSVRASQIRGMADEGSRLASGLLGIMSETSRLDRYIAACQFGITISSLILGAYGQVSLTAYLYPLLEHMGMGTAAALSVSALVVLVFLTVFQVIAGELVPKSVALQFPVQAALYTYLPLKWSLAVFSPFISLLNGSGLLILKMLRIPHGSHHHIHSREEIDMLLEESRDGGLLPPDEHDRLQKALDLEDLTVGRIMIPRIHLGMLPMDAPPGDLEHLMEKSPYTHIPVYEGERDNVVGMLHIKEVAAQYAARGELPPLRKLIAQVPFVPEYQKMDKFLPLMREKRAQQAFVVDEYGRFVGMVTMERILSEMLGEFGDEFHAGRQSVEILPDGAVRLSGLIRRHAVESWIPGIEDMEDDANTLGGCILLALSRLPKAGETIDFAGKRILIERVNNNMIDSVVILPGTGSLQDGKEVR, encoded by the coding sequence ATGCCAGCGTTTGTAATCGCCGTAATCGTTTTCCTCATTGTCGTCAATGCGCTCTATGTGGCGGCCGAATTTGCCGTCGTCAGCGTCCGTGCCAGCCAGATCCGCGGGATGGCGGATGAAGGGAGCCGTCTGGCGTCCGGGCTGCTCGGTATTATGTCCGAGACGTCCCGCCTGGATAGGTACATTGCGGCCTGCCAGTTCGGCATTACCATTTCCAGTCTGATCCTGGGGGCCTACGGACAAGTGTCCCTGACGGCTTATCTGTACCCGCTTCTGGAACACATGGGGATGGGGACTGCGGCGGCATTGTCAGTATCGGCTTTGGTTGTGCTTGTCTTTTTGACTGTGTTCCAGGTGATTGCCGGGGAACTGGTGCCCAAATCCGTGGCGTTGCAATTCCCGGTTCAGGCGGCCTTGTACACATATCTGCCGCTCAAGTGGTCATTGGCGGTGTTTTCCCCGTTCATCAGTTTGCTGAATGGGAGCGGCCTTTTGATTTTGAAAATGCTGCGGATTCCGCACGGCAGCCACCACCATATCCACTCCCGCGAGGAAATCGACATGTTGCTGGAGGAAAGCCGTGACGGCGGTCTGTTGCCACCCGATGAACATGACCGTTTGCAAAAGGCCCTGGATCTGGAGGATTTGACCGTTGGGAGGATCATGATTCCGAGGATTCATCTGGGAATGCTGCCGATGGATGCTCCTCCGGGGGATCTGGAACATCTGATGGAGAAATCGCCCTATACGCACATTCCCGTCTATGAAGGGGAGCGTGACAATGTCGTGGGCATGCTGCACATTAAGGAAGTGGCTGCCCAGTATGCGGCGAGGGGTGAACTGCCTCCGTTGAGGAAGTTGATTGCCCAGGTTCCGTTTGTTCCCGAGTACCAGAAGATGGACAAGTTCCTTCCCCTGATGCGGGAGAAACGGGCCCAGCAGGCCTTTGTCGTCGATGAATACGGACGTTTTGTCGGCATGGTGACCATGGAACGCATCTTGAGCGAAATGCTGGGCGAATTCGGAGATGAATTCCACGCAGGCCGCCAGTCCGTTGAAATATTGCCGGATGGGGCTGTCAGGTTGTCCGGTTTGATCCGGAGACACGCCGTCGAGTCGTGGATCCCCGGGATCGAGGACATGGAAGACGATGCCAATACGCTGGGCGGTTGTATCCTTCTGGCCCTTTCCCGGCTTCCCAAGGCGGGGGAGACGATTGATTTTGCCGGCAAGCGCATTTTGATCGAGCGGGTGAATAACAACATGATCGACTCCGTCGTTATCCTGCCGGGTACCGGGAGTTTGCAGGATGGAAAGGAGGTTCGTTAA
- a CDS encoding NAD(P)H-dependent oxidoreductase, whose product MNPKDYLEVLEWRYACKKFDPSASIDPSVMDALEESLRLAPSSIGLQPWYFVVVADQELKKSLRGIAMNQSQVEDCSRFVVMCALRDPSAEDVERYLARVEEMRAPSAEKMEASRKFYSGVLSSRTPEERAAWAENQVYLALGFLLSAAALMKVDSCAIGSLDGPKCDVLLGLDKTPYRTVLGVALGYRSPEDTYAAEAKVRFLRDDVLETR is encoded by the coding sequence ATGAATCCGAAAGACTATTTGGAGGTTCTTGAATGGCGTTATGCATGCAAGAAGTTCGACCCGTCGGCATCCATTGATCCCAGTGTGATGGATGCACTGGAAGAAAGCCTGCGTTTGGCCCCGTCATCCATCGGGTTGCAACCCTGGTATTTCGTAGTCGTTGCAGACCAGGAGCTTAAAAAGTCTCTGCGCGGGATAGCGATGAACCAGTCCCAAGTGGAGGATTGTTCCCGGTTTGTCGTGATGTGCGCCCTTCGCGATCCGTCTGCGGAGGATGTGGAACGCTATCTGGCCCGGGTGGAGGAAATGAGGGCGCCGTCTGCAGAAAAGATGGAAGCCTCCCGCAAGTTTTATTCCGGAGTCCTGTCTTCTCGCACTCCCGAGGAGCGTGCCGCTTGGGCGGAAAATCAAGTGTATCTGGCTTTGGGGTTCCTACTGAGCGCAGCAGCTTTGATGAAAGTCGATTCCTGCGCCATCGGCAGCCTGGACGGTCCGAAGTGCGATGTTCTGCTGGGATTGGACAAGACTCCGTACCGCACTGTGCTGGGGGTTGCCCTGGGGTATAGAAGTCCGGAAGATACTTATGCCGCTGAGGCGAAGGTTCGTTTCCTCCGCGACGATGTGCTGGAAACGAGGTAA
- a CDS encoding PD-(D/E)XK nuclease family protein: MMQCVHLGWNRRLVETVAVRLLEEGSSWDGLLLLIPTVESGKRLREALVRLAPGHAVIPPLMMTAEMLLERAHGNSVRDRLLTELAWARVICSHRESNALIRTAPVERTLSWGLSMADICLRARRTLGESMMRFADVVRHPETPPEEAERWQVLDDWEREAVSMVESWGGHDPLLEELDWVRSPRLPEGICRVVVACVPDPLPLAMLALQKWADAPDASYENRIVECWVHGPEDFAVDPWGRPIGRNVDDGAGDMVIPLPSGEEPLVLRQGPEGMVEEIVRFFAESGSDNSDCSIGLCDPAFAAAVRDGVSSAGWSVYRSGGDESVRTGVVRLLEGVKDAMNAPGDWLPVDQLCRSGVLAAALKLQDPFGLSVMLDELADKHIPQSLSFVLTLMRREDAGGWKLRDFEKILQWLEEWTKQGVGATAASLVERLQSAGWGGEFQEALLDRLGDMASVVASLEDGIPGFSVRDAMVLLCRAMKSVRVYADRDDRDVSMQDWMELAYDPAGTLVLAGMHEGCIPDNEFEDPLLPEGMKRKLRLRSRTQRFYRDAFLYRGMIESRRECGRVRVLVARENPSGVPCKPSSLLLQCPAEDLPERVLLLFGDAAEPPKSVSRDETGWHLVPPVQRNPWADQAAEWKSGGEMDLLVRRVSFSPSLFASFLSCPKRFWLEKVCRFERLDLGKEANAMQIGEDIHRCVERLGPGGDLYEERREEVLSRALQEGLMQEFSRKYGQELTLPLLVQRDYALQRLERMAAIHLQALREGWSVVGVEKKIVWVPWTDLPVELNMRIDRLEVNEHTGTLRVVDFKTGKGKTPEEAHLANLSARAVSMLAEWFPGLEPLPAEGRSKSLRRWRNLQLPLYVLAAENMLREMYGVSDVVSAYFNLPILAEQTGIVEWGGLNRDLLESAGAWAHFIADILLNRDLSVLPSAESLGWETYPNDPFAKISPDGLDHLFASPVKEGGRA; encoded by the coding sequence ATGATGCAATGCGTCCATCTAGGGTGGAATCGCCGGCTGGTTGAAACAGTGGCGGTGCGTCTTCTTGAGGAGGGTTCTTCCTGGGACGGCCTATTGTTGTTAATACCGACGGTGGAATCAGGTAAACGCTTGCGGGAGGCGCTGGTTCGGCTGGCTCCGGGCCACGCCGTGATTCCCCCCCTGATGATGACGGCTGAAATGCTTTTGGAACGGGCGCACGGGAATTCCGTCCGTGACCGTCTTCTGACGGAATTGGCATGGGCGCGCGTGATTTGCTCCCATCGGGAATCCAATGCCTTGATTCGGACAGCTCCTGTCGAGCGCACTCTTTCGTGGGGGCTTTCCATGGCGGATATTTGTTTGCGGGCACGGAGGACGCTGGGAGAAAGCATGATGCGGTTCGCCGATGTCGTCCGTCATCCGGAGACACCGCCCGAGGAGGCGGAACGATGGCAGGTACTGGATGATTGGGAACGCGAGGCTGTGTCCATGGTTGAATCCTGGGGGGGGCACGACCCCCTTTTGGAAGAACTCGACTGGGTACGGAGCCCCCGGCTGCCGGAAGGTATATGTCGTGTGGTTGTCGCCTGTGTGCCTGATCCCCTGCCTTTGGCGATGCTGGCTTTGCAGAAATGGGCCGATGCTCCGGATGCCTCCTATGAAAACCGGATAGTGGAATGCTGGGTGCATGGACCGGAAGATTTTGCCGTAGATCCCTGGGGAAGGCCTATTGGCCGAAATGTAGATGACGGTGCCGGGGATATGGTCATTCCTCTTCCATCGGGAGAGGAACCGCTCGTTCTTCGTCAGGGACCGGAGGGGATGGTGGAGGAAATCGTCCGTTTTTTTGCGGAATCCGGTTCGGATAATTCCGATTGCTCTATCGGGTTGTGTGATCCGGCGTTTGCGGCTGCCGTGCGGGACGGCGTATCATCGGCAGGATGGAGCGTGTATCGTTCGGGGGGGGACGAATCCGTCCGTACCGGGGTTGTACGCCTGCTGGAAGGAGTGAAGGATGCTATGAATGCCCCGGGTGATTGGTTGCCTGTCGATCAGTTGTGCCGTTCGGGGGTGTTGGCTGCCGCTCTGAAGTTGCAGGATCCGTTCGGCTTGTCCGTCATGCTGGACGAATTGGCTGATAAGCATATTCCGCAGAGCCTTTCCTTTGTCCTTACACTGATGCGGCGAGAAGACGCGGGGGGATGGAAACTGCGCGACTTCGAGAAGATTCTGCAATGGCTGGAAGAATGGACAAAACAGGGAGTCGGCGCTACAGCTGCTTCCCTGGTGGAACGGTTACAGTCCGCAGGGTGGGGCGGAGAGTTCCAGGAGGCTCTTCTCGACAGGTTGGGAGATATGGCGTCGGTGGTGGCTTCCCTGGAGGACGGAATCCCCGGTTTTTCCGTCCGGGATGCTATGGTGTTGTTGTGTCGTGCCATGAAATCGGTTCGCGTGTATGCCGACCGCGACGACCGTGACGTGTCCATGCAGGACTGGATGGAACTGGCCTACGACCCGGCCGGTACTCTCGTCCTTGCCGGCATGCACGAGGGATGCATCCCCGACAACGAATTTGAAGATCCCCTTTTGCCGGAGGGAATGAAGCGCAAGCTCCGGCTAAGGAGCCGGACCCAGCGGTTTTACCGGGATGCGTTTTTATACCGTGGGATGATTGAATCCCGGCGCGAGTGCGGGAGAGTGCGCGTGCTCGTCGCCCGTGAAAATCCGTCTGGCGTGCCCTGCAAGCCGTCTTCCCTCCTGCTGCAATGCCCGGCTGAAGATTTGCCGGAGAGGGTTCTGCTCTTGTTCGGCGATGCCGCGGAGCCGCCGAAGAGCGTTTCCCGTGACGAGACGGGGTGGCATCTCGTACCTCCCGTTCAAAGGAATCCGTGGGCCGATCAGGCGGCGGAGTGGAAGAGCGGCGGGGAGATGGATCTTTTGGTGCGGAGAGTCAGCTTTTCTCCCAGTTTGTTTGCATCCTTCCTGTCGTGTCCCAAGCGGTTCTGGCTGGAGAAGGTATGCCGGTTCGAACGGCTTGATCTGGGGAAGGAGGCCAATGCGATGCAGATCGGAGAGGATATCCACAGGTGTGTTGAACGTCTTGGCCCCGGCGGAGATTTGTACGAAGAACGCCGGGAGGAAGTTTTGTCCCGTGCTTTGCAGGAGGGATTGATGCAGGAATTTTCCAGAAAGTACGGGCAGGAACTAACCCTGCCTCTGCTGGTGCAGAGAGATTACGCATTGCAGCGTTTGGAACGTATGGCGGCGATCCATCTCCAGGCTTTGAGAGAAGGTTGGTCCGTGGTTGGCGTGGAGAAAAAGATCGTCTGGGTTCCCTGGACGGATCTTCCTGTTGAGTTGAACATGCGCATCGACAGGTTGGAGGTCAATGAGCATACGGGCACTCTCCGTGTGGTGGACTTCAAAACGGGCAAGGGTAAAACACCGGAAGAGGCCCATTTGGCGAATCTAAGCGCTCGGGCCGTGTCCATGCTGGCCGAGTGGTTTCCCGGTTTGGAACCGTTGCCTGCCGAAGGGAGAAGCAAATCGCTGCGGCGCTGGCGCAATCTTCAGCTTCCTCTTTACGTTCTGGCCGCGGAAAATATGCTGAGGGAGATGTACGGTGTTTCCGATGTTGTTTCCGCCTATTTCAATTTGCCGATTCTTGCGGAACAAACGGGTATTGTGGAATGGGGGGGGCTAAACCGTGATTTGTTGGAATCTGCCGGAGCATGGGCGCATTTCATTGCGGATATCCTGCTGAACCGCGATTTGTCCGTTTTGCCTTCCGCCGAGTCCCTGGGGTGGGAGACGTACCCGAATGATCCGTTTGCGAAGATTTCTCCGGACGGTCTGGACCATTTGTTTGCGTCTCCGGTCAAGGAAGGAGGCCGGGCATGA
- a CDS encoding hemolysin family protein yields the protein MDWETIGIIIVLILLNGLFVAAEFTLLGAPRAALERRSLQGGFGSGTAALVVRILKNPRLQDRYIATAQLGITFASLGLGMFGEHAVAVWIYDFLEQFGAENWFVSHGIASILAVSFLTYLHIVLGEMVPKSLALMYAARLSLIITIPMQWIKFAMYPLVVGLNATGNFLLKGLGIQRSLDSGFYHTPEEIRYIVDESRCHGALNEEPGRLMQDLFDFNALTAHEVMTPRVRIEGLRLGATTDEIRTIVRKTRRTRYPVYRGDLDHIIGMIHARDVFLLMNRNKSLDEFVVHTVPFVPMTMKLDDVAETMRGANSRMAVVMDEHGGTSGLITIQDIFSEVIGETNGNSLRKEEVVMLPDGSCQAEGTMRLDEVGELFGRELEYESVDTVSGLILSLLERPPRIGDKVCYSGFSFQVLDVENRGVELCRISYDDTSEDSSAGGEVTA from the coding sequence ATGGACTGGGAAACGATAGGGATCATTATTGTTTTGATTCTGCTGAACGGATTGTTCGTGGCAGCCGAATTTACGCTTCTGGGCGCTCCCCGGGCCGCTTTGGAACGCCGGTCTTTACAGGGTGGGTTCGGCAGCGGAACGGCCGCTCTCGTCGTCAGAATCTTGAAGAATCCCCGGCTTCAGGACCGCTATATTGCGACGGCGCAGCTGGGCATTACTTTTGCGAGCCTGGGGCTGGGCATGTTCGGCGAGCATGCCGTAGCTGTTTGGATTTACGATTTTCTCGAGCAATTCGGGGCTGAAAACTGGTTCGTGTCTCATGGCATTGCCAGTATTCTGGCTGTTTCGTTCCTGACGTATCTGCACATCGTGCTGGGAGAAATGGTGCCGAAATCCCTGGCACTGATGTATGCCGCGCGATTGTCCCTGATCATTACCATTCCGATGCAATGGATCAAGTTCGCCATGTATCCGCTGGTGGTCGGGCTGAACGCAACGGGGAATTTCCTGTTGAAAGGTCTCGGCATTCAGCGTTCCCTGGATAGTGGGTTTTACCATACGCCGGAGGAGATCCGCTACATTGTGGACGAGAGCCGCTGCCATGGCGCTCTCAATGAGGAACCAGGGCGACTGATGCAGGATTTGTTCGATTTCAATGCTTTGACGGCCCACGAGGTGATGACGCCGCGCGTCCGCATCGAAGGGTTGCGTCTCGGGGCGACCACGGATGAAATCCGTACCATTGTTCGTAAAACGCGGCGGACCCGCTACCCTGTTTACCGGGGTGATCTGGATCATATTATCGGCATGATCCATGCCCGTGACGTGTTCCTGTTGATGAATCGCAACAAGTCTTTGGACGAGTTTGTCGTCCATACGGTTCCCTTCGTTCCGATGACAATGAAGCTGGATGACGTCGCGGAAACGATGCGCGGAGCGAACTCCCGCATGGCGGTGGTAATGGACGAGCACGGCGGTACGTCGGGGTTGATTACGATCCAGGATATTTTTTCCGAGGTGATCGGGGAGACGAACGGCAATTCCCTCCGCAAGGAGGAAGTCGTCATGTTGCCCGACGGTTCCTGCCAGGCTGAGGGGACGATGCGGCTGGACGAAGTGGGGGAATTGTTCGGCAGAGAGTTGGAATATGAATCCGTCGATACGGTCAGCGGTTTGATTCTTTCCCTGTTGGAACGTCCTCCGCGCATCGGAGACAAGGTTTGCTACTCCGGATTTTCCTTTCAGGTACTGGATGTCGAGAACCGCGGCGTGGAACTGTGCCGGATTTCGTATGACGATACTTCGGAGGATTCCTCCGCCGGTGGAGAAGTGACTGCTTGA
- a CDS encoding nucleotidyltransferase family protein, with the protein MESSAIQAFILGAGLGTRLRPLTDIRPKPLIPVFQDPLVVHTMRRLKALGIRNFIVNTHHLPHVWDELFPDGLWEDCTLRFRHEPVLLDTGGGLKNIADLLDEDSPLIIHNGDIVSNLPLDTLVRGHLLSGASATLGLRSTGTTRNVGFDPASGRITDMRHALGVHPGTHQFTGIYCVRPADILPLIPPGEIVSIVPALLALIKRGQVNGVVMDDGDWMDLGTPESYIAAHRSPVTALPASSCIRLAPSADIAGAELDADCVVGPGAIVGPGSRLNSCIVWPGAVVPENTRADSTVFLPSRS; encoded by the coding sequence ATGGAATCCTCCGCCATCCAGGCCTTCATTCTGGGAGCCGGTTTGGGAACACGCCTCCGCCCCTTGACCGACATACGCCCCAAACCTTTGATTCCCGTCTTCCAGGATCCATTGGTCGTTCATACGATGCGCCGGCTCAAGGCACTCGGTATCCGGAACTTCATCGTCAATACCCATCACCTTCCGCATGTCTGGGATGAACTCTTTCCGGACGGTCTCTGGGAAGACTGTACGCTCCGTTTCCGTCACGAACCCGTCCTGCTCGACACGGGAGGCGGCCTGAAAAACATCGCAGACCTTCTGGACGAAGACTCCCCTCTGATCATTCACAACGGGGACATCGTCTCCAACCTGCCCCTGGACACTCTTGTCCGGGGACACCTCCTGTCCGGTGCATCCGCTACGCTCGGGCTCCGCAGTACAGGCACCACGCGCAATGTAGGTTTCGATCCCGCCAGCGGACGAATCACGGACATGAGACATGCCCTGGGCGTTCATCCAGGCACCCACCAGTTTACCGGCATCTATTGTGTCCGCCCGGCAGACATCCTCCCACTGATCCCCCCCGGAGAAATCGTTTCCATCGTCCCCGCCTTGCTGGCGTTGATCAAACGCGGCCAGGTCAACGGCGTCGTCATGGACGATGGAGACTGGATGGACCTGGGAACTCCGGAATCCTATATTGCCGCCCATCGGTCACCCGTCACCGCCCTGCCGGCATCATCCTGCATACGCCTGGCCCCGTCCGCCGACATCGCCGGAGCCGAACTCGACGCCGACTGTGTCGTCGGTCCCGGAGCCATCGTCGGCCCCGGGAGCCGTCTCAATTCCTGCATCGTCTGGCCCGGAGCCGTCGTTCCGGAAAATACCCGGGCCGATTCCACCGTATTCCTCCCCTCCCGCTCATGA
- a CDS encoding UvrD-helicase domain-containing protein, which produces MNIRPYISTRISASAGSGKTYQLSLRFIALLVLGVPPERMIALTFTRKAAAEFADRIMFRLAKGAADENEAARLAGEVAETIRGGSDHPGLVPEGTWDGPLPDRGVFLSLLRSMVSNLGRLNMSTLDSFFARMAMALSLDLGLAAIEVLEDDRLADDRARVLQELYSHALLDEGEREAFLTGFKLATAGRENERLDTSLREFVEKYHDLYLQNPEREKWGNEQWIRQGAWWNGAPERWKIFTLLRHLVEERKGDLPAGFFNQLDKFVEFSLTGGTFKWPSIFSTEFVQDLRRGIGDFSYSRKEYHLDPVLVESLLAVCGAVVKDLVLSGAERMRGMYSLMNRFEMLYSARVRAAGRFMFSDVARLLLPEEYGGTSMNGELAEPMAGLQFRMDGWYDHWMLDEFQDTSLMQWRIVEPFLDEVVQDAGGGRSLFVVGDAKQSIYQWRGGSPKIFEGLATQSPWRDVLQEWSMDVSYRSSPVVLSFVNHVCDFKRTAPDASPGALDRWIFHPHRAEGTAEDLDGCVQVWEVEKTDRDDILPGKPEHRAVTALLKRVRPLERGLGCAILVGSNAHAAAMREWLTSEPGGGFAADVEADVSVGSDSSIGLVLTDFFRWLSHPGDRFAWNHCLQSPLRHWLSRGTEHTVWRTWRRLYECSGVSAVLTEWERLLDRELPGLLTDFQRNRLGIWKSESAVFDARGGSLDDWLRMAETMKKREHTASRSIQIMTWHKAKGLEFDMVVLPTGPMKAFANKTHLEILREEDVSGDVRNMIFAPPSDTADKDETLAAMTRAWAEEQEYEGFCKLYVAMTRAKRALYLFLPPEPKTAAASCGVRTILRHACSSLDSEEDSLDGSALSNLATMGHALWYESFPIGENAELAGESVAYRLPSPVRRKSSLSPSVLEEGGIVLPERGAEDARRLGTLVHALFEKLEWFTGEFPQDGADPEAAAMVKSALESDEFRKWLIRPEGDVRLWRECPVAGMIEGNPVNGIADRVMLQGDRLTVLDFKTDEEDSPSVLETRHAPQLRCYRDLLCRVFRVPEERAQCVILAVRSGRAVVFR; this is translated from the coding sequence ATGAATATTCGTCCTTATATCAGTACGCGTATCAGTGCGTCTGCCGGTTCCGGGAAGACCTACCAGCTTTCCCTGAGGTTTATTGCCCTTCTTGTGCTGGGTGTCCCTCCGGAAAGGATGATTGCCCTGACGTTTACGCGCAAGGCCGCCGCCGAATTTGCCGACCGTATCATGTTCCGCCTGGCAAAGGGGGCGGCGGATGAGAACGAAGCGGCTCGTCTGGCCGGGGAAGTAGCGGAAACGATTCGCGGAGGTTCCGACCATCCGGGGCTTGTTCCGGAAGGTACCTGGGACGGCCCTTTGCCTGACCGGGGAGTTTTCCTCTCCTTGCTGCGCTCCATGGTGTCCAACCTGGGGCGTCTGAACATGAGTACGCTGGACAGTTTTTTCGCACGGATGGCTATGGCGTTGAGTCTGGACCTCGGGTTGGCTGCGATTGAAGTGCTGGAAGACGACCGTCTTGCCGACGACCGGGCCCGGGTGCTGCAGGAGTTGTATTCCCATGCTCTGCTGGATGAGGGTGAAAGAGAGGCCTTCCTGACCGGGTTCAAGCTGGCAACGGCCGGGCGCGAGAATGAGAGGCTGGATACCAGCTTACGAGAATTTGTCGAGAAGTACCACGACCTTTACCTTCAGAACCCCGAACGGGAGAAATGGGGGAATGAGCAATGGATCAGGCAGGGAGCATGGTGGAACGGCGCTCCGGAACGCTGGAAAATTTTCACATTGCTCCGGCATTTGGTAGAGGAGCGAAAAGGAGATTTGCCTGCCGGATTTTTCAATCAGCTAGATAAGTTCGTGGAATTTTCCCTGACGGGAGGAACCTTCAAATGGCCGTCGATTTTTTCTACTGAATTCGTGCAGGATCTGCGGCGAGGAATCGGGGATTTTTCATATTCCAGAAAGGAATATCATTTGGATCCCGTGCTGGTGGAGTCGCTTCTTGCCGTATGTGGAGCCGTGGTGAAGGATTTGGTCCTTTCCGGAGCTGAACGGATGCGAGGCATGTATTCGTTGATGAACCGCTTTGAGATGCTGTACAGTGCGCGGGTCAGGGCTGCGGGGCGTTTTATGTTCAGCGATGTAGCCCGTTTGCTTTTGCCTGAGGAATACGGTGGAACGTCCATGAATGGAGAGCTGGCCGAGCCGATGGCGGGATTGCAGTTCAGGATGGATGGCTGGTACGATCACTGGATGCTGGATGAATTCCAGGATACGTCGCTGATGCAGTGGCGCATTGTCGAACCTTTTCTGGACGAGGTTGTCCAGGATGCCGGAGGAGGACGTTCTTTGTTTGTTGTCGGAGATGCCAAACAGAGTATTTATCAGTGGCGCGGAGGAAGTCCGAAGATTTTTGAAGGGCTGGCAACTCAGTCTCCATGGCGGGATGTGCTCCAGGAATGGTCGATGGATGTCAGCTACCGTTCATCGCCGGTGGTACTTTCGTTTGTCAACCACGTCTGCGATTTCAAACGGACGGCTCCCGATGCCTCTCCGGGGGCATTGGACCGTTGGATTTTTCATCCGCATCGGGCAGAAGGAACGGCGGAGGATCTGGACGGTTGCGTCCAGGTATGGGAGGTTGAAAAAACCGACCGTGACGATATCCTGCCTGGCAAACCGGAACACCGTGCCGTGACGGCATTGCTGAAACGAGTCCGCCCTCTGGAACGCGGGCTCGGGTGTGCCATCCTCGTCGGCTCCAATGCCCATGCCGCCGCAATGCGGGAGTGGTTGACCAGTGAACCGGGCGGGGGCTTTGCAGCAGATGTGGAGGCAGACGTTTCCGTAGGATCGGATTCTTCCATCGGGTTGGTCTTGACGGATTTTTTCCGATGGCTGAGCCATCCGGGAGACAGATTTGCCTGGAACCATTGTCTCCAGTCTCCTCTGAGACACTGGTTGTCCCGCGGGACGGAACATACGGTTTGGCGCACATGGAGACGGTTGTATGAATGCAGCGGTGTGTCGGCTGTGCTGACTGAATGGGAAAGACTGTTGGATCGGGAATTGCCGGGACTTTTGACGGATTTTCAACGTAACCGATTGGGAATTTGGAAGAGCGAATCTGCCGTATTCGATGCCAGGGGAGGGAGTTTGGACGACTGGCTGCGCATGGCGGAAACGATGAAGAAGCGCGAACATACCGCTTCGCGCAGCATCCAGATTATGACCTGGCATAAGGCCAAAGGTTTGGAATTCGACATGGTGGTGCTACCGACAGGGCCCATGAAGGCATTTGCCAACAAGACCCATCTGGAGATTCTACGGGAGGAGGATGTCTCCGGCGATGTCAGGAACATGATTTTTGCTCCGCCCTCCGATACGGCCGACAAGGACGAGACTCTGGCTGCTATGACGCGTGCCTGGGCGGAAGAGCAGGAGTATGAAGGATTTTGCAAGCTTTACGTTGCCATGACACGTGCGAAAAGGGCTTTGTATCTGTTTTTGCCTCCGGAACCGAAGACTGCCGCTGCCTCGTGCGGAGTGAGAACGATCCTTCGTCATGCCTGCTCTTCGCTGGATAGCGAGGAAGATTCTCTGGATGGTTCGGCTTTGTCCAATCTGGCAACCATGGGGCATGCATTATGGTATGAAAGCTTCCCTATCGGAGAAAATGCGGAATTGGCCGGGGAATCGGTTGCATACCGTCTTCCTTCTCCCGTACGCCGGAAGAGTTCCTTGTCTCCCTCCGTTCTGGAAGAGGGGGGGATTGTTTTGCCGGAGAGGGGGGCGGAGGATGCTCGTCGCCTGGGAACGCTGGTTCATGCTCTTTTCGAGAAGTTGGAATGGTTCACCGGAGAGTTCCCTCAGGATGGGGCGGATCCTGAAGCCGCAGCAATGGTGAAATCCGCGTTGGAGTCCGATGAATTCCGCAAGTGGCTCATAAGACCCGAGGGCGATGTGAGATTGTGGCGTGAATGTCCGGTGGCAGGCATGATTGAAGGGAATCCGGTCAATGGCATTGCCGACCGTGTGATGTTGCAAGGCGACCGGTTGACCGTTTTGGATTTCAAAACCGATGAGGAAGATTCCCCCTCCGTGCTGGAAACCAGACATGCTCCCCAGCTGAGGTGCTATCGGGATTTATTGTGCCGCGTGTTCCGGGTGCCGGAGGAACGGGCTCAATGCGTCATCCTGGCGGTTCGCTCAGGGAGGGCGGTTGTCTTCCGGTAA